One part of the Vitis riparia cultivar Riparia Gloire de Montpellier isolate 1030 chromosome 8, EGFV_Vit.rip_1.0, whole genome shotgun sequence genome encodes these proteins:
- the LOC117921059 gene encoding ankyrin repeat and protein kinase domain-containing protein 1-like, which translates to MDRLISLEPSNLVAIRIEPGQKCYGELILRNVMYTMPVAFRLQPMNKMRYTVKPQVAIIAPLATLTVEISYHLPPGSLLPNSFPHCDDSFLLHSCVVPGAAVESVPNDWFTTKKKQVFIDSGIRIMFVGSPILAQLVADGSMDEVREVLERSDSAWNGANSVDSHGQTLLHLAITQGRADLVQLLLEFEPDVEAQSRSGSTPLEAAAASGEALIVELLLAHRASTERSQSSTLGPIHLAARGGHMEVLRLLLLKGADADAITKDGSTALHLSAMERRRDCSRLLLASGARADVRNKNGDTPLHIAAGLGDEHMVKLLLQKGANKDIRNRSGKTAYDVAAEYGHTRLYDALSLGDNLCAAARKGEVRTIHKLLENGAAINGRDQHGWTALHRAAFKGRMEAVKALIEKGVDIDAREEDGYTGLHCAVESGHADVIELLVKKGADVEARTNKGVTALQIAESLNYLGIVRILSNVGATKEGVAQVPSPAPIPFGNGMLGAREAHDQLGYWPKKKNRSRAVHSSFDRSSTPMAVL; encoded by the coding sequence ATGGACAGGCTCATAAGCTTAGAGCCCTCAAACCTTGTTGCAATCAGGATTGAACCTGGCCAGAAGTGTTACGGGGAGCTCATCTTGCGGAATGTTATGTACACCATGCCTGTAGCCTTCCGGCTTCAACCAATGAACAAGATGCGGTACACAGTGAAGCCCCAGGTGGCAATCATAGCGCCTCTCGCCACCCTCACTGTAGAGATATCTTATCATCTCCCTCCGGGATCTTTGCTTCCCAATTCGTTTCCTCACTGTGATGATTCCTTCCTTCTACACAGCTGTGTCGTCCCTGGCGCAGCTGTTGAATCTGTTCCTAATGACTGGTTCACCACAAAGAAGAAGCAAGTGTTCATCGACAGCGGCATCAGAATCATGTTTGTTGGATCGCCAATCTTGGCCCAGCTTGTTGCAGATGGATCCATGGATGAAGTTAGGGAGGTGCTCGAGAGGAGTGACTCGGCGTGGAATGGAGCAAACTCAGTTGACTCGCATGGCCAAACATTACTTCACCTGGCTATTACTCAAGGTAGAGCCGACCTGGTTCAATTGCTCCTTGAGTTCGAGCCTGATGTGGAGGCTCAGAGCCGGTCAGGGTCCACGCCACTGGAGGCGGCGGCGGCGTCTGGAGAAGCGTTGATCGTGGAGCTCCTGTTGGCTCATCGAGCCAGCACAGAGCGCTCCCAATCTTCTACCTTGGGCCCAATTCACCTGGCTGCGAGAGGAGGTCACATGGAGGTTTTGAGGCTTCTTTTACTCAAGGGGGCTGACGCTGACGCCATCACAAAGGACGGCAGCACAGCCTTACACCTATCAGCCATGGAGCGAAGACGGGACTGCTCGAGACTGTTGCTGGCCAGCGGTGCTAGGGCTGATGTTCGGAACAAGAACGGGGACACACCCTTACACATTGCTGCAGGCTTAGGCGATGAGCACATGGTGAAGCTCTTGCTGCAAAAGGGGGCAAACAAAGACATCCGAAACCGGTCTGGGAAAACGGCATACGATGTAGCAGCTGAGTACGGCCACACTCGCCTTTACGATGCCCTCAGCCTAGGGGACAACCTGTGCGCCGCAGCTAGGAAAGGCGAAGTGAGGACAATCCACAAGCTGCTTGAGAATGGAGCAGCAATCAACGGGCGGGACCAGCATGGATGGACAGCACTGCACCGAGCCGCATTCAAGGGTCGAATGGAAGCTGTCAAGGCACTGATAGAGAAGGGGGTGGACATTGATGCTAGAGAAGAAGATGGATATACAGGCCTGCATTGCGCTGTGGAGTCTGGACACGCTGATGTGATCGAATTGCTAGTAAAGAAGGGCGCAGATGTAGAAGCTCGCACCAACAAAGGCGTAACTGCACTGCAGATAGCTGAGTCCTTAAACTACTTAGGAATTGTGAGGATATTGAGTAATGTAGGTGCCACCAAAGAAGGCGTCGCGCAAGTTCCCTCACCGGCTCCTATTCCATTTGGGAATGGAATGTTAGGAGCTAGAGAGGCTCATGATCAACTTGGATATTGGCCTAAGAAGAAGAACCGATCGAGAGCCGTTCATAGCAGCTTTGATCGGTCCAGTACTCCAATGGCAGTGCTGTAG
- the LOC117921219 gene encoding protein SRC1-like gives MAGIIHKIEETLHMGGGRKEEEEKRKGEAQGHGGYKGEGQGHGGYKGEGQGYGHSEYKGEGQGYGHGEHKGEGYGQGEHKGGIMEKIQGHGHEHGPVGEKKKKKEKKKHEHGHEHDGHSSSSSDSD, from the coding sequence ATGGCAGGAATCATCCACAAGATAGAGGAGACCCTTCACATGGGGGGAGGACgcaaggaggaggaggagaagcgCAAGGGAGAGGCGCAAGGGCATGGTGGATACAAGGGAGAGGGGCAAGGGCATGGTGGATACAAAGGAGAGGGTCAGGGGTATGGGCATAGTGAATACAAAGGAGAGGGTCAGGGGTATGGGCATGGTGAACACAAGGGAGAGGGTTATGGGCAAGGTGAACACAAGGGAGGGATAATGGAGAAGATCCAAGGACATGGACATGAACACGGGCCTGTtggggagaagaagaagaagaaggagaagaagaagcaCGAGCATGGCCATGAACATGATGGCCatagcagcagcagcagcgACAGCGACTAG